One window from the genome of Roseomonas haemaphysalidis encodes:
- a CDS encoding glutathione S-transferase family protein, whose protein sequence is MITLHTYNTPNGRKISVALEEMGLPYEVNVVDITKGAQFDPAFLAIAPNNKIPAIVDSDGPDGQPISVFESGAILLYLAAKSGKGMPSGLRGQTAVHEWLMWQMAGFGPMLGQVHFFLGQPEGPARDFGLERYGKETRRLYGVLDKQLTGRDFVATDGEPSIADYAIIGWVWRHERHQVDLAGFPAVAAWYERMMARPAVARGFTVKLG, encoded by the coding sequence ATGATCACCCTGCACACCTACAACACGCCGAACGGTCGCAAGATCAGCGTTGCCTTGGAAGAAATGGGTCTGCCCTACGAGGTGAATGTCGTCGACATCACCAAGGGCGCCCAGTTCGATCCGGCGTTCCTCGCCATCGCCCCCAACAACAAGATCCCCGCCATTGTGGATTCGGATGGTCCTGACGGGCAGCCGATCAGCGTATTCGAGTCCGGAGCTATCCTGCTGTACCTCGCAGCCAAGAGCGGCAAGGGAATGCCATCCGGGCTGCGGGGGCAGACCGCGGTGCATGAATGGCTGATGTGGCAGATGGCGGGATTTGGCCCCATGCTCGGGCAGGTGCACTTCTTCCTCGGCCAGCCGGAGGGCCCGGCCCGAGACTTCGGGCTGGAACGCTATGGCAAGGAAACGCGCCGGCTTTATGGCGTCCTGGACAAGCAGCTGACGGGACGGGATTTCGTCGCGACCGACGGCGAGCCCAGCATCGCCGACTATGCGATCATCGGCTGGGTCTGGCGGCATGAGCGGCATCAGGTCGACTTGGCCGGCTTCCCGGCGGTGGCTGCCTGGTATGAACGGATGATGGCCCGGCCGGCCGTGGCGCGTGGATTTACGGTCAAGCTGGGTTGA
- a CDS encoding carbohydrate-binding domain-containing protein: MAVLSVERPGLNAHSSVDAVLQTTPVAAPAPAIDLAAALKQHDFTVDLTVGGRPTHVDVLSALKAALADGSATYWQNGPLASQARVEIDLPGSQRMVFDVTAFKGGGLAVEAQFNNDGAMGSSGGRVAYDLVAKLDGQMVSHEAVNQGQYQNWHQSFSTTDHDGGQGLGSADEGWLNIRQDIAHLQATGAVAHYDLSVGIADSLLSSWEASYKSAGWDDPLSTRDVTQYMPGTGGRGDIGFTTVGNTAWLMSQDIRAATYALGQAEAAGSVPWNLYDSANKSWLSAQDYPHLWTDGRGGTGTPGNAASRGLTQQIDGGTGWTPDSAHQPDLSYVPYLLTGERWMLDNLQAQAAWNVLNTWSDTRGEDGFIVVNGGQVRHSAWALRQIDEAAWASPDGSAEKSYFTAVSKANWAWLVDQIPAWTAAQGEAHGWVPGNYGTANALPPWQQDYFASTAIAAASHGNADALTFLQWQSNFLVGRFTHEAQGFAEHDGAAYLIAIGDPATGKPLQTWGEIGAQMVAWNWSNGSGWSHSQGDYAQLAMATLAGIAHLTGSPEATAAYRALMADAPPFTGSTDFARDPTFAIAAPDGGVAHPAPLPGASLPPIVAVPSVGLNTTVGSGADSLVIKVSEQAWNGDAQFTVKVDGKQVGDVFTAKADHAAGISDTFTLKGNWGAGAHKVEVSYINDAWNGNLAEDRNLYLDSVTYNGKAVPASTVDLLSGGVAKLDVPVTAAAGTSKTIGSGADSLVIKVSEQAWNGDAQFTVKVDGKQVGDIFTAKADHAAGISDTFTLKGNWGADAHKVEVSYINDAWNGNLAEDRNLYLDSVTYNGKAVPASTVDLLSGGVAKLDVPVTAAAGTSKTIGSGADSLVIKVSEQAWNGDAQFTVKVDGKQVGDVFTAKADHAAGISDTFTLKGNWGAGAHKVEVSYINDAWNGNLAEDRNLYLDSVTYNGKAVPASTVDLLSGGVAKLDVPVTAAAGTSKTIGSGADSLVIKVSEQAWNGDAQFTVKVDGKQVGDVFTAKADHAAGISDTFTLKGNWGAGAHKVEVSYINDAWNGNLAEDRNLYLDSVTYNGKAVPASTVDLLSGGVAKLDVPVTAAAGTSKTIGSGADSLVIKVSEQAWNGDAQFTVKVDGKQVGDIFTAKADHAAGISDTFTLKGNWGAGAHKVEVSYINDAWNGNLAEDRNLYLDSVTYNGKAVPASTIDMLSGGAVTLDLPQSLITGDAFANTLKGTEFSDHLKGLGGNDILVGGGGADILEGGAGADAFRFIKPSHGGDFILDFVPHQDFIEISAGGFGGGLAASMNLASAGRFVANDTGHATAAAGTGQFIYEMDAAKLWWDADGTGPGAATEVATFTAGTVLTASDIHLIG; the protein is encoded by the coding sequence ATGGCGGTCCTGTCGGTCGAGCGCCCGGGCCTGAATGCCCACAGCAGCGTCGACGCTGTTCTGCAGACGACCCCGGTGGCCGCTCCCGCACCCGCCATTGATCTCGCTGCGGCGCTCAAGCAGCACGACTTCACGGTCGACCTCACCGTCGGCGGCCGCCCCACCCATGTGGACGTCCTCAGTGCGCTGAAGGCGGCGCTGGCGGATGGCTCCGCGACCTATTGGCAGAACGGCCCCTTGGCCAGCCAGGCGCGGGTGGAGATCGATTTGCCCGGCTCGCAGCGGATGGTCTTCGATGTCACCGCTTTCAAGGGCGGTGGCCTGGCCGTGGAGGCGCAGTTCAACAACGACGGCGCCATGGGCAGCAGCGGCGGCCGCGTTGCTTATGACCTGGTGGCCAAGCTGGACGGCCAGATGGTGTCGCATGAAGCCGTCAACCAGGGCCAATACCAGAACTGGCACCAAAGCTTCAGCACCACGGACCACGACGGTGGCCAGGGGCTGGGCAGCGCCGATGAGGGTTGGCTGAACATCCGCCAAGACATCGCGCACCTGCAGGCTACCGGCGCGGTGGCGCATTACGACCTCTCGGTCGGTATCGCGGATTCCCTGCTGTCCAGCTGGGAGGCGAGCTACAAGTCCGCTGGCTGGGACGATCCTCTCAGCACCCGTGACGTCACACAGTACATGCCCGGCACCGGCGGGCGCGGGGACATCGGCTTCACCACGGTGGGCAATACCGCTTGGCTCATGTCACAGGACATCCGCGCCGCCACCTATGCCTTGGGGCAGGCTGAGGCTGCGGGTTCGGTGCCGTGGAACCTGTATGACAGCGCGAACAAAAGCTGGCTGAGTGCGCAGGACTACCCGCATCTCTGGACCGACGGCCGTGGCGGCACCGGCACCCCGGGCAACGCGGCCTCCCGCGGCCTGACCCAGCAGATTGATGGTGGAACCGGTTGGACCCCGGATTCGGCGCACCAGCCCGACCTGTCCTACGTGCCCTACCTGCTCACCGGCGAACGCTGGATGCTGGACAACCTGCAGGCCCAGGCGGCCTGGAACGTGCTTAACACCTGGAGCGACACGCGGGGCGAGGACGGCTTCATCGTGGTCAATGGCGGCCAGGTGCGGCATTCCGCCTGGGCGCTGCGGCAGATCGACGAGGCCGCCTGGGCCAGCCCGGACGGCAGCGCCGAGAAGAGCTACTTCACCGCCGTGTCCAAGGCCAACTGGGCCTGGCTGGTCGACCAGATCCCCGCCTGGACCGCCGCCCAGGGCGAGGCGCATGGCTGGGTGCCGGGTAATTACGGCACTGCCAATGCGCTGCCGCCGTGGCAGCAGGACTACTTCGCCTCCACCGCCATTGCCGCCGCCTCGCACGGCAATGCCGATGCGCTGACCTTTCTGCAGTGGCAATCGAACTTCCTGGTCGGCCGCTTCACGCATGAGGCACAGGGCTTCGCCGAACACGATGGCGCCGCCTACCTGATCGCGATCGGGGATCCTGCCACCGGCAAGCCGCTGCAGACCTGGGGCGAGATCGGTGCCCAGATGGTGGCCTGGAACTGGTCCAACGGCAGTGGCTGGTCCCACTCTCAGGGCGACTACGCGCAGTTGGCGATGGCGACCCTGGCGGGCATCGCCCACCTGACCGGCTCGCCCGAGGCCACTGCCGCTTATCGCGCCCTGATGGCCGACGCACCGCCCTTCACCGGCAGCACGGATTTCGCGCGGGACCCGACTTTCGCCATCGCGGCGCCTGACGGCGGGGTGGCCCATCCCGCACCTCTGCCCGGCGCTTCGCTGCCGCCCATCGTTGCGGTACCCTCGGTCGGTCTCAACACGACGGTTGGCAGCGGCGCCGACAGCCTGGTCATCAAGGTGTCGGAGCAGGCCTGGAACGGCGACGCGCAGTTCACCGTCAAGGTGGACGGCAAGCAGGTGGGCGACGTCTTCACCGCCAAGGCCGACCACGCCGCCGGCATCTCCGACACCTTCACCCTGAAGGGCAACTGGGGTGCGGGCGCTCACAAAGTCGAGGTCAGCTACATCAACGATGCCTGGAACGGCAACCTGGCGGAGGACCGCAACCTCTACCTCGACAGCGTCACCTATAACGGCAAGGCCGTGCCCGCCAGCACCGTCGACCTGCTGTCGGGCGGCGTGGCCAAGCTGGATGTTCCGGTGACCGCCGCGGCTGGCACCAGCAAGACGATCGGCAGCGGCGCCGACAGCCTGGTCATCAAGGTGTCGGAGCAGGCCTGGAACGGCGATGCGCAGTTCACCGTCAAGGTGGACGGCAAGCAGGTGGGCGACATCTTCACCGCCAAGGCCGACCACGCCGCCGGCATCTCCGACACCTTCACCCTGAAGGGCAACTGGGGTGCGGATGCCCACAAGGTCGAGGTCAGCTACATCAACGATGCCTGGAACGGCAACCTGGCGGAGGACCGCAACCTCTACCTCGACAGCGTCACCTATAACGGCAAGGCCGTGCCTGCGAGCACCGTCGACCTGCTGTCGGGCGGCGTGGCCAAGCTGGATGTTCCGGTGACCGCCGCGGCTGGCACCAGCAAGACGATCGGCAGCGGCGCCGACAGCCTGGTCATCAAGGTGTCGGAGCAGGCCTGGAACGGCGACGCGCAGTTCACCGTCAAGGTGGACGGCAAGCAGGTGGGCGACGTCTTCACCGCCAAGGCCGACCACGCCGCCGGCATCTCCGACACCTTCACCCTGAAGGGCAACTGGGGTGCGGGCGCTCACAAAGTCGAGGTCAGCTACATCAACGATGCCTGGAACGGCAACCTGGCGGAGGACCGCAACCTCTACCTCGACAGCGTCACCTATAACGGCAAGGCCGTGCCCGCCAGCACCGTCGACCTGCTGTCGGGCGGCGTGGCCAAGCTGGATGTTCCGGTGACCGCCGCGGCTGGCACCAGCAAGACGATCGGCAGCGGCGCCGACAGCCTGGTCATCAAGGTGTCCGAGCAGGCGTGGAACGGCGACGCGCAGTTCACCGTCAAGGTGGACGGCAAGCAGGTGGGCGACGTCTTCACCGCCAAGGCCGACCACGCCGCCGGCATCTCCGACACCTTCACCCTGAAGGGCAACTGGGGTGCGGGCGCGCACAAGGTCGAGGTCAGCTACATCAACGACGCCTGGAACGGCAATCTGGCCGAGGACCGCAACCTCTACCTCGACAGCGTCACCTACAACGGCAAGGCCGTGCCCGCGAGCACCGTCGACCTGCTGTCGGGCGGCGTGGCCAAGCTGGATGTTCCGGTGACCGCCGCGGCTGGCACCAGCAAGACGATCGGCAGCGGTGCCGACAGCCTGGTCATCAAGGTGTCCGAGCAGGCGTGGAACGGCGACGCGCAGTTTACCGTCAAAGTGGACGGCAAGCAGGTGGGCGACATCTTCACCGCCAAGGCCGACCACGCCGCCGGCATCTCCGACACCTTCACCCTGAAGGGCAACTGGGGTGCGGGCGCGCACAAGGTCGAGGTCAGCTACATCAACGACGCCTGGAACGGCAATCTGGCGGAGGACCGCAACCTCTACCTCGACAGCGTCACCTATAATGGCAAGGCCGTGCCCGCCAGCACCATCGACATGCTGTCGGGCGGGGCGGTCACGCTTGATCTCCCGCAATCGCTGATCACGGGCGATGCCTTCGCCAACACGCTCAAGGGCACGGAGTTCTCCGACCACCTCAAGGGGCTCGGCGGCAACGACATCCTGGTGGGCGGCGGCGGTGCCGATATCCTGGAAGGCGGAGCCGGGGCCGATGCGTTCCGCTTTATCAAGCCATCCCATGGTGGTGACTTCATCCTGGACTTCGTGCCTCATCAGGACTTCATCGAGATCTCGGCCGGCGGTTTTGGCGGCGGGCTTGCGGCTTCGATGAACCTTGCCTCGGCGGGCCGCTTCGTGGCCAACGACACGGGCCATGCCACGGCGGCGGCCGGCACCGGTCAGTTCATCTACGAGATGGATGCCGCCAAGCTCTGGTGGGACGCGGATGGCACGGGGCCTGGCGCGGCGACCGAGGTCGCCACCTTCACGGCAGGCACCGTGCTGACCGCCAGCGACATCCATCTGATCGGGTAA